From Bradyrhizobium sp. NDS-1, the proteins below share one genomic window:
- the ileS gene encoding isoleucine--tRNA ligase, whose amino-acid sequence MSEKPQKSQKSEAKDYSKTLFLPQTEFPMRAGLPQREPEILKRWYEIGLYEKLRQAAKGRAKFVLHDGPPYANGNIHIGTALNKILKDLVTKSQQMLGFDSNYVPGWDCHGLPIEWKVEEEHYRKKGKQKPDFRDSAAMIDFRKECRAYATHWLGVQREEFKRLGVIGDWDHPYATMSYPAEAQIARELMKFAANGTLYRGSKPVMWSVVEKTALAEAEVEYEDHTSDTVWVKFPITSPAHGALASASVVIWTTTPWTLPGNRAISFSPKIAYGLYKVTDAPADNWTKTGDLLILADALAADVFKQARVTSYEKVRDIPGDTLDAVECAHPLKGIAGGYDFIVPLLAGDHVTDDTGTGFVHTAPGHGREDFDVWMAQARDLEARGITTAIPYTVDENGAYTDHAPGFTGKRVINDKGEKGDANEAVIKALVERGMLIARGRLKHQYPHSWRSKKPVIFRNTPQWFIAMDKDVAQGGKAKSGDTLRARALHAISVTQWVPPSGENRINGMIEARPDWVISRQRAWGVPIAVFVREKSDGSAEILQDEAVNSRIGDAFEKEGADAWYAKGARERFLGSRASEDWQKVDDILDVWFDSGSTHAFVLEDPVQFPGLAGIKRKVDGGTDTVMYLEGSDQHRGWFHSSLLESCGTRGRAPYDIVLTHGFTQAEDGRKMSKSLGNTIEPQAVIKESGADILRLWVASADYTDDQRIGPEILKNTVETYRKLRNTVRWMLGTLHHYKPADAVAPAEMPELERLMLHELAIRAAAIGKAYREFDFKTVVAILSAFLNSELSAFYFDIRKDTLYCDPPSSPTRKAALTTIDLLCASVLKWLAPILSFTAEEGWRMFRPNAEPSVHLTLFPTDLEDLRDDKLAAKWETIRNVRRVVTGALELERAAKNIGSSLEASPVIYVADRDMLATLFDADLAEICITSNYEVREGEAPAAAFRLDAVPGVAVVVEKAVGTKCARSWKISAMVGDDAEYPDVTPRDAKALREWKALGVTV is encoded by the coding sequence ATGTCCGAAAAGCCGCAGAAGTCCCAAAAGTCCGAAGCCAAAGACTATTCCAAGACCCTGTTCCTGCCGCAGACCGAATTCCCGATGCGCGCCGGCCTGCCGCAGCGCGAGCCGGAGATCCTCAAGCGCTGGTACGAGATCGGCCTCTACGAGAAGCTGCGTCAAGCTGCGAAGGGCCGCGCCAAGTTCGTGCTGCACGACGGCCCGCCCTATGCCAACGGCAACATTCATATCGGCACGGCGCTGAACAAGATCCTGAAGGACCTCGTCACCAAGAGCCAGCAGATGCTCGGCTTCGATTCCAACTACGTGCCGGGCTGGGACTGCCACGGCCTGCCGATCGAGTGGAAGGTCGAGGAAGAGCACTATCGCAAGAAGGGCAAGCAGAAGCCCGACTTCCGCGACAGTGCCGCGATGATCGATTTCCGCAAGGAATGCCGCGCCTACGCCACGCATTGGCTCGGCGTGCAGCGCGAGGAGTTCAAGCGTCTCGGCGTCATCGGCGACTGGGATCATCCCTACGCCACCATGAGCTATCCGGCGGAAGCCCAGATCGCGCGCGAGCTGATGAAGTTCGCCGCCAACGGCACGCTGTATCGCGGCTCCAAGCCGGTGATGTGGAGCGTGGTCGAGAAAACGGCGCTCGCCGAGGCCGAGGTCGAGTACGAGGACCACACCTCCGATACGGTGTGGGTGAAATTCCCCATCACGTCGCCCGCGCATGGCGCGCTCGCCTCCGCGAGCGTCGTGATCTGGACCACCACGCCCTGGACGCTGCCGGGCAACCGCGCCATCTCGTTCTCGCCGAAGATCGCCTACGGCCTCTACAAGGTGACGGACGCGCCCGCGGACAATTGGACGAAGACCGGCGATCTCCTGATCCTGGCCGACGCACTGGCCGCGGATGTGTTCAAGCAGGCGCGCGTCACGTCCTATGAGAAGGTGCGCGACATCCCCGGCGATACGCTGGATGCGGTGGAATGTGCGCATCCGCTCAAGGGCATCGCCGGCGGTTATGACTTCATCGTGCCGCTGCTGGCTGGCGATCACGTCACCGACGACACCGGCACCGGATTCGTGCACACCGCGCCCGGCCATGGCCGCGAGGACTTCGATGTCTGGATGGCACAGGCGCGCGATCTCGAAGCGCGCGGCATCACCACGGCGATCCCCTATACTGTCGACGAGAACGGCGCCTACACCGATCATGCGCCGGGCTTTACCGGCAAGCGCGTCATCAACGACAAGGGCGAGAAGGGCGACGCCAACGAGGCCGTGATCAAGGCGCTCGTCGAACGCGGCATGCTGATCGCGCGCGGCCGGCTCAAGCACCAATATCCGCACTCCTGGCGCTCCAAGAAGCCGGTGATCTTCCGCAACACGCCGCAATGGTTCATCGCGATGGACAAGGACGTCGCGCAGGGCGGCAAGGCGAAGAGCGGCGACACGCTGCGCGCCCGCGCGCTGCACGCGATCTCGGTGACGCAATGGGTGCCGCCGTCGGGCGAGAACCGCATCAACGGCATGATCGAGGCGCGCCCCGACTGGGTGATCTCGCGCCAGCGCGCCTGGGGCGTGCCGATCGCCGTGTTCGTGCGCGAGAAGAGCGACGGCTCCGCCGAAATCCTCCAGGACGAGGCCGTCAACAGCCGCATTGGCGACGCCTTCGAGAAGGAAGGCGCCGACGCCTGGTACGCAAAGGGCGCCCGCGAGCGCTTCCTGGGATCCCGCGCGAGCGAGGACTGGCAGAAGGTCGACGACATCCTCGACGTCTGGTTCGATTCCGGCTCGACGCACGCTTTCGTGCTCGAAGACCCCGTGCAGTTTCCTGGCCTCGCCGGCATCAAGCGCAAGGTCGACGGCGGCACCGACACGGTGATGTACCTCGAAGGCTCGGACCAGCATCGCGGCTGGTTCCACTCCTCGCTGCTGGAGAGCTGCGGAACCCGCGGCCGCGCGCCTTACGACATCGTGCTGACCCACGGCTTCACCCAGGCCGAGGACGGCCGCAAGATGTCGAAGTCGCTCGGCAATACCATCGAGCCGCAGGCGGTCATCAAGGAGTCCGGCGCCGATATCCTTCGGCTCTGGGTGGCGTCAGCCGACTACACCGACGACCAGCGCATCGGCCCCGAGATCCTGAAGAACACGGTTGAGACCTATCGCAAGCTGCGCAACACCGTGCGCTGGATGCTCGGCACGCTGCATCATTACAAGCCGGCCGACGCGGTCGCGCCCGCCGAGATGCCGGAGCTCGAACGGCTGATGCTGCACGAGCTCGCAATCCGCGCCGCCGCCATCGGCAAGGCCTATCGGGAGTTCGACTTCAAGACCGTGGTCGCGATCCTGTCCGCTTTCCTGAACAGCGAGCTGTCGGCGTTCTATTTCGACATCCGCAAGGACACGCTCTATTGCGATCCGCCGTCGTCGCCGACGCGCAAGGCGGCGCTGACGACGATCGACCTGTTGTGCGCCTCGGTCCTGAAATGGCTGGCACCGATCCTCAGCTTCACCGCAGAGGAAGGCTGGCGCATGTTCCGGCCGAACGCCGAGCCCTCCGTGCACCTGACGCTGTTCCCGACCGATCTCGAAGACTTGCGCGACGACAAGCTCGCCGCGAAGTGGGAGACGATCCGCAACGTCCGCCGCGTCGTCACCGGCGCGCTCGAGCTCGAACGCGCCGCCAAGAATATCGGCTCTTCGCTGGAGGCCTCGCCGGTGATCTATGTCGCCGACCGCGACATGCTCGCCACGCTGTTCGATGCGGATCTCGCCGAGATCTGCATCACCTCGAATTACGAGGTGCGTGAGGGCGAGGCGCCGGCGGCTGCGTTCCGTCTCGATGCCGTGCCCGGCGTCGCGGTCGTGGTGGAGAAGGCGGTCGGCACCAAATGCGCCCGCTCCTGGAAGATCTCCGCGATGGTCGGCGACGACGCTGAATACCCCGACGTCACCCCGCGCGATGCGAAGGCGCTGCGCGAATGGAAGGCGTTGGGAGTGACGGTCTGA
- a CDS encoding bifunctional riboflavin kinase/FAD synthetase, whose translation MAPHFTVIRDTTPDSAIPRGAVVAMGNFDGVHLGHRAVIAAALEMGRAQGRPALALTFEPHPRRFFSPNTPQFRLTDEPAKLRLLAGTGLAGAVVMTFDKARAGTSAQDFIHHDLIGRLGVSGIAVGYDFHFGKGRVGSPSLLVNEAPRLGIEVDVQPHVDIDERPVSSSAIRIALAEGQLDEATTMLGAPWFITGEVIHGEKRGRDLGYPTANIRLDANCGLKHGIYAVRVGRGPERLDGVASFGRRPTFDNGAPLLEIFLFDFKGDLYGQALDCAFIGFIREELKFDSLDALIRQMDDDSARARAILAAAPDAFPRLGVID comes from the coding sequence ATGGCTCCGCATTTTACCGTTATCCGCGACACCACGCCGGACTCCGCCATTCCAAGGGGTGCCGTGGTCGCCATGGGCAATTTCGACGGCGTTCATCTCGGCCACCGCGCCGTGATCGCAGCGGCCCTGGAAATGGGCCGGGCGCAGGGCCGCCCTGCGCTGGCGCTGACCTTCGAGCCCCATCCACGGCGGTTCTTCAGCCCCAACACCCCGCAATTCCGTCTGACGGACGAGCCGGCCAAGCTGCGGCTTCTGGCCGGCACGGGGCTTGCCGGCGCCGTGGTCATGACCTTCGACAAGGCACGCGCCGGAACCAGCGCGCAAGATTTCATTCACCATGACCTGATCGGGCGGCTCGGGGTCAGCGGCATCGCCGTCGGCTACGACTTCCATTTCGGCAAAGGACGCGTCGGCTCGCCGAGCCTGCTGGTCAACGAGGCGCCCCGGCTCGGCATCGAGGTCGACGTGCAGCCGCATGTCGATATCGACGAGCGGCCGGTGTCCTCCAGTGCGATCCGGATCGCGCTCGCCGAGGGCCAGTTGGATGAGGCGACCACCATGCTGGGCGCCCCCTGGTTCATCACCGGCGAGGTCATCCACGGCGAGAAGCGCGGCCGCGACCTCGGCTATCCCACCGCCAACATCCGCCTGGACGCCAATTGCGGCCTGAAGCACGGCATCTATGCGGTGCGGGTTGGCCGCGGACCTGAACGGCTGGACGGGGTGGCGAGCTTCGGCCGCCGTCCGACCTTCGACAATGGCGCTCCCCTGCTCGAAATCTTCCTGTTCGACTTCAAGGGCGACCTCTACGGGCAGGCGCTGGACTGTGCCTTCATCGGCTTCATCCGCGAGGAGCTGAAATTCGACAGCCTGGACGCCCTGATCCGCCAGATGGACGACGATTCCGCCCGCGCCCGCGCCATCCTGGCCGCCGCCCCGGACGCGTTTCCGCGGCTGGGCGTGATCGATTGA
- a CDS encoding response regulator, whose amino-acid sequence MAVDLSMPVLVVDDYSTMIRIIRNLLKQLGFENIDDASDGSAALNKMRGKKYGLVISDWNMEPMTGYDLLREVRADPNLATTPFIMITAESKTENVIAAKKAGVNNYIVKPFNAATLKTKIEAVFPDMASA is encoded by the coding sequence ATGGCGGTTGATTTGTCGATGCCGGTTCTGGTGGTGGATGACTACAGCACCATGATCCGTATCATCAGGAATCTGCTGAAGCAGCTTGGCTTCGAGAACATCGATGATGCCAGCGACGGCTCGGCAGCGCTGAACAAGATGCGCGGCAAGAAGTACGGGCTCGTGATCTCCGACTGGAACATGGAACCGATGACGGGCTACGACCTGCTGCGCGAAGTGCGCGCGGATCCGAACCTCGCCACCACGCCCTTCATCATGATCACGGCGGAATCCAAGACCGAGAACGTGATCGCGGCCAAGAAGGCCGGCGTGAACAACTACATCGTCAAGCCGTTCAACGCGGCGACGCTGAAGACCAAGATCGAGGCGGTCTTCCCGGACATGGCGAGCGCGTAA
- a CDS encoding TIGR01459 family HAD-type hydrolase — MTTLHFAESLRELVGGVDVVLSDIWGVVHNGLESFPEACEALHTYRSRGGTVILITNAPRPADSVQRQLRKLGVADETYDAIVSSGDLTRLYVAEHPGRKMFWLGPERDNSIYRGLDAVTAPLEEADYIVCTGLYDDETETAEDYRGMMLKARERKLTLVCANPDIVVERGDRLIYCAGAIAELYRELGGEVIFYGKPHRPIYERAMALAGERQGHQIDRKKVLAIGDSVRTDLTGAREFGIDCLFVTRGIHAEEFEGLDQLDPNSVAELFGHPPKALMRELKW; from the coding sequence ATGACCACGCTGCATTTCGCCGAAAGCCTGCGCGAGCTCGTGGGCGGCGTCGATGTCGTTCTCAGCGACATCTGGGGCGTCGTCCATAACGGCCTCGAATCCTTCCCCGAAGCCTGCGAGGCGCTGCACACCTATCGCAGCCGCGGCGGTACGGTGATCCTGATCACCAACGCACCGCGGCCGGCCGACTCGGTGCAGCGGCAATTGCGCAAGCTCGGCGTCGCCGACGAGACCTATGACGCGATCGTGTCTTCGGGCGACCTGACGCGGCTCTATGTGGCCGAGCATCCCGGACGCAAGATGTTCTGGCTCGGCCCCGAGCGCGACAACTCGATCTATCGGGGCCTCGATGCCGTGACCGCGCCGCTGGAAGAAGCCGATTACATCGTCTGCACCGGCCTTTATGACGACGAGACCGAGACGGCGGAAGACTATCGCGGTATGATGCTGAAGGCGCGCGAGCGAAAGCTGACGCTGGTCTGCGCCAACCCCGACATCGTGGTGGAACGCGGCGACCGGCTGATCTATTGCGCCGGCGCAATCGCGGAACTCTATCGCGAGCTCGGTGGCGAAGTGATCTTCTACGGCAAGCCGCACCGCCCGATCTATGAGCGCGCGATGGCGCTCGCCGGCGAACGCCAGGGCCACCAGATCGACCGAAAAAAGGTGCTCGCGATCGGCGATTCCGTCCGTACCGACCTGACCGGCGCGCGCGAATTCGGCATCGACTGCCTGTTCGTCACCCGCGGCATCCATGCCGAGGAGTTCGAGGGTCTCGACCAGCTCGACCCGAATTCGGTGGCGGAGTTGTTCGGGCACCCGCCGAAGGCGCTGATGCGCGAATTGAAGTGGTGA
- a CDS encoding EAL domain-containing protein, giving the protein MIRISTIFIAFCMVLVAASLGLVLYAVAGISGTESAIVALTVLTFLILYNAVSMRLRDRSDVGGQIADLSRGTADLARQVAEFGRRLAAIEGRIASSNSTNSDRIQSVVGEINELGGLVKQLATTVSAHEDLLAGGAPTPAAAPAAWSEPEPPIDLAAPLDERPAAPPPLPAAPPPPLAHPRPAPAVQPQTINPSQTASGRNQTQLLATLRNAVEENRIDIFLQPMVTLPQRKVRFYEAVTRLRDDRDQLIAAEEFISIAEASGLIGRIDNMVMLRCVQVLRRLMVRNKDVGVFCNVAASTLGNSTIFAQCLDFLEANRALAPSLVLEFKQSTFRNLGPAETENLAALAQRGFRFSIDHVTDLRIEPRELADRGVRFIKVPATLLLDPRQSSASDIHPSDLSDLLGRFGIDLIAERIEGERAVVDLLDYDVRFGQGFLFAPPRPLRPEGASATGGAAPNQAQDIQGSNGSAPPSQGTTSGTTSAAAPAQRISGNAALARRI; this is encoded by the coding sequence ATGATTCGCATTTCGACGATCTTCATCGCCTTCTGCATGGTTCTGGTCGCGGCCTCGCTCGGGCTTGTGCTCTACGCCGTCGCCGGCATCAGTGGAACCGAATCGGCGATCGTGGCGCTGACCGTGCTGACCTTCCTGATCCTCTACAACGCAGTGTCGATGCGGCTGCGCGACCGCAGCGACGTCGGCGGCCAGATCGCCGATCTGTCGCGTGGCACCGCCGATCTCGCCCGCCAGGTCGCCGAGTTCGGCCGCCGGCTAGCTGCGATCGAGGGACGCATCGCCTCGTCCAATTCGACCAACTCCGACCGCATCCAGTCCGTGGTCGGCGAGATCAATGAACTCGGCGGCTTGGTCAAGCAGCTCGCAACCACCGTGTCGGCCCATGAGGACTTGCTGGCCGGCGGCGCACCGACGCCGGCTGCCGCCCCGGCGGCCTGGTCCGAGCCGGAGCCGCCCATCGATCTGGCGGCGCCGCTCGACGAACGCCCGGCTGCCCCTCCCCCGCTACCCGCAGCACCTCCGCCTCCGCTGGCGCATCCGCGGCCGGCGCCGGCGGTCCAGCCCCAGACCATCAACCCGTCTCAGACGGCCTCCGGACGCAACCAGACTCAGCTGCTGGCGACGCTCCGCAACGCCGTCGAGGAGAACCGCATCGACATCTTCCTCCAGCCGATGGTGACGCTGCCGCAGCGCAAGGTGCGGTTCTACGAGGCGGTGACGCGCCTGCGCGACGACCGCGACCAGTTGATCGCAGCCGAGGAGTTCATCAGCATCGCGGAGGCCTCCGGGCTGATCGGGCGGATCGACAACATGGTGATGCTGCGCTGTGTGCAGGTGCTGCGACGCCTGATGGTGCGCAACAAGGACGTCGGCGTGTTCTGCAATGTCGCGGCTTCAACGCTCGGCAATTCCACCATCTTCGCGCAATGCCTCGACTTCCTCGAAGCCAACCGGGCGCTGGCGCCCTCGCTGGTGCTGGAGTTCAAGCAATCGACATTCCGCAATCTCGGCCCGGCCGAGACCGAGAATCTCGCAGCGCTCGCCCAGCGCGGCTTCCGTTTCTCGATCGACCATGTCACGGATCTGAGGATCGAGCCGCGCGAGCTGGCCGACCGCGGGGTCCGCTTCATCAAGGTTCCGGCCACGCTGCTGCTCGACCCCAGGCAGTCCTCGGCCTCGGACATCCATCCCTCCGACCTCTCCGACCTACTCGGCCGCTTCGGCATCGACCTGATCGCCGAAAGGATCGAAGGCGAGCGCGCGGTCGTGGACCTGCTCGACTATGACGTGCGGTTCGGCCAGGGCTTCCTGTTCGCACCGCCCCGGCCATTGCGGCCGGAGGGGGCATCTGCTACCGGCGGGGCCGCGCCGAACCAGGCGCAGGACATTCAGGGATCCAATGGCTCCGCTCCCCCCAGCCAAGGCACGACATCTGGCACGACATCAGCCGCAGCTCCGGCACAACGCATCAGCGGCAACGCGGCGCTCGCGCGCCGGATCTGA
- a CDS encoding winged helix-turn-helix domain-containing protein: MPFHFEDFVLDAERRELRRAKALIALEPQVFDLLLYLVRNRERVATRDNLLDAVWNGRVVSESTLTSRINAARRAVDDSGEEQRLIRTIARKGVRFVGEVTELSEAATPAVASRPATATPAGLPLPDRPAIAVLPFVNMSGEAEQEYFSDGMSEDIITALSKLRWFFVIARNSSFIYKGRAVHLREVAEELGVRYVVEGSVRKDGDRVRITAQLNDVATGSHLWAERYDRELADVFAVQDEITEAIVAAIEPQLYAAESYRAQRKPPDSMDAWDLVMRALSHYWRVTRQDHVVAQALLEKAIALDPNYGKALGLLGTSYMFTAHMGWMEMSTAIPGAERAARAAIRADNEDAWAHNALGHVNLFARRFEDSLAEFETALRLNPNFALAQGYYGLALGYCGRWQDADEAARRAIRLSPRDPYAPVYYGIAAYARFLGGDDAEAIRLAQEALRQRSDFVGAHRVLTAAAGMAGQTDLAQAALRELRRAQPNISLAWLAEFMPVKLVRDRDRYIDGFRRAGLT, from the coding sequence GTGCCGTTTCATTTCGAGGATTTCGTGCTCGATGCCGAGCGGCGCGAACTGCGCCGCGCGAAGGCGCTGATCGCGCTCGAGCCCCAGGTGTTTGATCTCCTGCTTTATCTCGTTCGTAACCGCGAGCGCGTGGCGACGCGGGACAATCTGCTCGACGCGGTCTGGAACGGCCGCGTCGTCTCGGAATCAACCCTCACCAGCCGGATCAACGCCGCGCGGCGCGCGGTCGACGACAGTGGTGAGGAGCAGCGGCTGATCCGAACCATCGCGCGAAAAGGCGTCCGGTTTGTCGGCGAGGTCACCGAGCTCTCGGAGGCGGCGACGCCGGCAGTGGCGAGCCGGCCGGCCACCGCAACACCGGCGGGCTTGCCGCTGCCCGACCGGCCCGCCATCGCGGTCCTGCCGTTCGTGAATATGAGCGGCGAGGCCGAGCAGGAGTATTTCTCGGACGGCATGAGCGAAGACATCATTACCGCTCTGTCGAAGCTGCGCTGGTTCTTCGTGATCGCGCGCAACTCCTCGTTCATCTACAAGGGCCGCGCGGTTCATCTGCGTGAGGTCGCGGAGGAGCTCGGCGTCCGCTATGTCGTCGAAGGCAGCGTCCGCAAGGACGGTGATCGCGTGCGCATCACCGCGCAACTTAACGACGTCGCCACCGGCAGTCATCTCTGGGCGGAACGTTACGATCGCGAGCTCGCCGACGTGTTTGCCGTGCAGGACGAGATCACCGAGGCCATCGTCGCCGCGATCGAGCCGCAGCTCTATGCCGCGGAAAGCTATCGCGCCCAACGCAAGCCGCCGGACAGCATGGACGCTTGGGATCTCGTGATGCGCGCGCTTTCGCATTACTGGCGTGTGACACGGCAGGATCACGTCGTCGCGCAGGCACTGCTCGAGAAGGCCATCGCGCTCGACCCCAACTACGGCAAGGCGCTCGGACTGCTCGGCACCAGCTACATGTTCACAGCCCATATGGGCTGGATGGAGATGAGCACTGCGATCCCCGGCGCCGAACGCGCCGCACGAGCCGCGATCCGTGCCGACAACGAGGATGCCTGGGCTCACAACGCGCTCGGGCACGTCAATTTGTTTGCACGCCGGTTCGAGGATTCGCTGGCCGAATTCGAGACCGCGTTGCGGCTCAATCCGAATTTCGCCCTGGCGCAGGGCTATTATGGATTGGCGCTCGGCTATTGCGGCCGCTGGCAGGACGCCGACGAGGCCGCTCGACGGGCGATCCGCCTCAGCCCGCGCGATCCCTATGCGCCCGTCTATTACGGCATCGCCGCTTATGCCCGCTTCCTCGGCGGCGATGACGCGGAGGCGATCCGGCTCGCCCAGGAGGCCCTGCGCCAGCGCAGCGATTTCGTCGGCGCGCACCGGGTGCTGACGGCGGCTGCCGGCATGGCTGGGCAGACGGATCTCGCCCAGGCGGCGCTGAGGGAGCTGCGCCGTGCCCAGCCGAACATCTCCCTCGCCTGGCTCGCCGAGTTCATGCCGGTCAAGCTTGTCCGCGACCGTGACCGCTACATCGATGGCTTTCGCCGGGCGGGATTGACATGA
- a CDS encoding class I SAM-dependent methyltransferase, with amino-acid sequence MSTSAALKQAPAQPDLAAVKQRQHGAWSSGDYAVVGTTLQIVGEQLCESLDLRAGSKVLDVAAGNGNATLAAARRWCDVTSTDYVPELLKRGQERAAADHLTVEFREADAEALPFADASYDVVLSTFGVMFTPDQDKAASELARVCKSGGKIGLANWTPQGFIGQLFKTIGKHLPPPAGVKSPALWGTRARLEEMFASQASDISAEPRMFVFRYRSPEHWLDVFKTFYGPTLKAFAALDESGQAALRRDLLALLGEFNHADDGTIVVHSEYLEVVITKR; translated from the coding sequence ATGTCGACATCCGCCGCACTCAAACAGGCTCCGGCTCAGCCCGATCTAGCCGCCGTCAAGCAGCGCCAGCATGGCGCCTGGTCATCGGGCGACTATGCCGTGGTCGGGACCACACTGCAGATCGTCGGCGAGCAACTCTGCGAATCCCTGGATTTGCGAGCCGGCAGCAAGGTGCTGGACGTCGCTGCCGGCAACGGCAACGCGACGCTGGCCGCGGCCCGGCGCTGGTGTGACGTCACATCCACCGACTATGTTCCGGAGTTGCTCAAGCGCGGGCAGGAGCGCGCGGCGGCGGACCACCTGACGGTCGAATTTCGCGAGGCGGACGCCGAAGCCCTGCCGTTTGCGGACGCGAGCTACGACGTCGTGCTCTCGACCTTCGGGGTGATGTTCACGCCGGACCAGGACAAGGCGGCCTCCGAGCTCGCACGCGTCTGCAAATCCGGCGGCAAGATCGGCCTGGCCAATTGGACCCCGCAGGGCTTCATCGGCCAGCTGTTCAAGACCATAGGCAAGCATCTGCCGCCGCCGGCCGGCGTGAAGTCGCCGGCGCTGTGGGGCACGCGGGCACGACTCGAGGAGATGTTCGCAAGCCAAGCCTCCGACATCTCGGCCGAGCCTCGCATGTTCGTGTTCCGCTACCGCTCGCCCGAGCACTGGCTCGATGTCTTCAAGACCTTCTACGGGCCGACACTGAAGGCGTTTGCCGCGCTCGACGAGAGCGGCCAGGCTGCGCTGAGACGCGATCTGCTGGCGCTGCTCGGCGAATTCAACCATGCCGATGACGGCACCATCGTCGTGCACAGCGAGTATCTGGAAGTCGTGATCACCAAGCGCTGA
- a CDS encoding YihY/virulence factor BrkB family protein → MLVRRSEQIDSWLLVAATAVFVLTAERYFQDSGLVRSGPPQDRRKGEANSPETHPAGAAVQPGRGRHAKSPFTIPWAGWKDIFWRTYQRIDEDRLLATAGGVVFFGLLAVFPAVTAVVSSYGLFADPSTISSNLHTLATMLPEGSFQIVEDQVARVVSNGNTTLGATFLLGLLLAIWSANAGVKAIFDALNVAYEEREKRSFVKLNMVSLAFTVGGIVALLLMVGAVVAFPLALNHLGMAPESKLIVALARWPLLFLILLVALAILYRFAPSRDAPRWQWLSLGAVIAALLWIAGSALLSWYLSEFANYNATYGSLGAAIGLMTWMWMSAIVIMFGAELNSEIERQTLRDTTEGQPKPLGTRQAVSADTVGASAPF, encoded by the coding sequence ATGCTGGTGCGGCGCTCCGAGCAGATCGACAGCTGGCTGCTGGTGGCGGCAACCGCCGTCTTCGTGCTGACGGCGGAGCGCTACTTTCAGGACTCCGGCCTGGTCCGGTCGGGACCTCCCCAAGACCGCCGCAAAGGCGAGGCGAATTCACCGGAAACCCATCCGGCGGGCGCGGCCGTGCAGCCTGGCCGCGGCCGTCATGCGAAGAGCCCGTTCACGATTCCCTGGGCGGGCTGGAAGGATATCTTCTGGCGCACTTATCAACGCATCGACGAGGATCGGCTGCTGGCGACCGCAGGCGGCGTCGTATTCTTTGGGCTGCTCGCGGTTTTCCCTGCCGTCACGGCGGTGGTCTCCTCCTACGGCCTGTTCGCCGATCCCTCCACGATCAGCTCCAATCTCCACACGCTTGCGACGATGCTGCCCGAAGGTTCGTTCCAGATCGTCGAGGATCAGGTCGCGCGCGTGGTCTCGAACGGCAATACCACGCTCGGCGCCACCTTCCTGCTCGGCCTCCTGCTCGCGATCTGGAGCGCCAATGCGGGCGTCAAGGCGATCTTCGATGCCCTGAATGTCGCCTATGAGGAGCGTGAGAAGCGGAGCTTCGTCAAGCTCAACATGGTATCGCTGGCCTTCACGGTCGGCGGCATCGTGGCGCTGCTGCTGATGGTCGGTGCCGTCGTCGCCTTCCCCCTCGCGCTCAATCACCTCGGCATGGCGCCCGAAAGCAAGCTGATCGTGGCGCTGGCGCGATGGCCGCTGCTGTTCCTCATCCTGCTGGTGGCGCTTGCGATCCTGTACCGCTTCGCGCCCAGTCGCGATGCCCCGCGCTGGCAATGGCTGAGCCTCGGCGCGGTGATCGCGGCCCTTCTCTGGATCGCCGGCTCGGCGCTCCTGTCCTGGTATCTCTCCGAATTCGCCAATTACAACGCGACCTACGGCTCGCTCGGAGCGGCGATCGGCCTGATGACGTGGATGTGGATGTCGGCGATCGTCATCATGTTCGGCGCCGAGCTGAATTCGGAGATCGAGCGGCAGACCCTGCGGGATACGACCGAGGGGCAGCCGAAACCGCTCGGCACCCGCCAGGCGGTCTCTGCCGACACGGTCGGTGCAAGCGCCCCATTCTAG